Proteins encoded by one window of Nisaea sp.:
- a CDS encoding pentapeptide repeat-containing protein, whose product MPGQDPDNDQDPDIDAVTGIPSEVAWAASEKRLDLGASATGDLPLRKISVPELEDIIERHGMFLRGQSGGGRANLPGYDLKYMDLAGKDLRGAELSGSSLRNANIEGANLQTANLFACDMREAILKGADLSRADLRGACLRGADLCDVLLMEADLRDGVLLKPDRKGNLVAVTYNTVDADLAVANATRADMSRARLSNAFIVQTDLTDAKLRNTRFVRADLSHSNLTGADLEGADLTEAVLTGAILNGAILYNVVFSGTDLTDADLAGAVFSNMNPGDPQFRLARMPKLLDTLGPEMADIMVRHDVWIKSNGKEGERANLARRDISRQSLSRLNLAAANMECCVLTGCDLSGINLLMADMALADLRTADLSNADLRGATMRRANLMEAQLVGVQASPVQIVGAKTQHWPAHFDRARFDKAVLRGGDFHQAEMSGAVFTGADLRDCDLRGAVLRDAEFDGADLRGADLSGADTRGATNLVLD is encoded by the coding sequence TTGCCGGGACAAGACCCTGACAACGATCAAGACCCTGACATCGATGCGGTGACGGGCATCCCGTCCGAAGTCGCTTGGGCGGCATCGGAAAAACGTTTGGATCTCGGCGCTTCCGCGACCGGCGACCTTCCCCTGAGGAAAATCTCTGTTCCGGAGCTCGAAGATATCATCGAGCGTCACGGCATGTTTCTGCGAGGCCAGAGCGGTGGCGGGCGCGCCAACTTGCCGGGCTACGATCTGAAATATATGGATCTTGCCGGCAAGGACCTGCGCGGTGCCGAGTTGTCCGGCTCCTCATTGCGAAACGCCAATATCGAGGGGGCAAACCTTCAGACGGCGAATCTCTTCGCGTGCGACATGCGTGAAGCCATCCTGAAGGGCGCTGATCTTTCCCGTGCCGACCTCCGGGGCGCCTGCTTGCGCGGGGCAGATCTCTGCGATGTATTGCTCATGGAGGCGGATCTCCGGGACGGAGTTCTGCTGAAGCCGGACCGGAAGGGTAATCTCGTCGCGGTGACCTACAATACCGTCGATGCGGATCTGGCTGTCGCCAACGCGACCCGCGCGGATATGAGCAGGGCCCGCCTTTCCAACGCCTTCATCGTGCAGACCGACCTGACGGACGCGAAGTTGCGCAACACACGCTTCGTTCGCGCAGATCTCAGTCACTCCAACCTGACAGGGGCTGACCTTGAAGGAGCGGACCTGACAGAGGCAGTGCTGACCGGCGCGATCCTGAACGGAGCCATCCTCTACAATGTGGTCTTCAGCGGCACGGACCTGACGGACGCGGATCTTGCCGGAGCGGTGTTCTCCAACATGAACCCGGGTGACCCGCAGTTCCGCCTGGCGCGGATGCCGAAGCTGCTGGATACCCTCGGTCCGGAAATGGCGGATATCATGGTCCGCCATGACGTCTGGATCAAAAGTAACGGCAAGGAAGGCGAGCGGGCCAATCTTGCGCGCCGGGACATCAGCCGTCAGAGCCTCAGCCGTCTTAACCTGGCGGCGGCGAATATGGAATGCTGCGTCCTGACGGGATGCGATCTCTCCGGCATCAATCTGCTGATGGCGGACATGGCGCTGGCCGATCTGCGGACAGCGGATCTGTCCAATGCGGATTTGCGCGGAGCCACCATGCGCCGCGCCAACCTGATGGAAGCGCAGCTTGTTGGCGTACAGGCAAGCCCGGTGCAGATTGTCGGGGCGAAAACGCAACATTGGCCTGCGCATTTCGATCGGGCCCGGTTCGACAAAGCTGTGCTGCGCGGCGGTGATTTCCATCAGGCGGAGATGAGTGGCGCTGTTTTCACCGGTGCCGATCTGCGGGACTGTGATCTGCGGGGGGCAGTGCTCCGCGATGCAGAATTCGATGGCGCGGACCTGCGTGGTGCGGACCTCTCCGGAGCGGATACGCGCGGGGCGACCAATCTCGTTCTGG